The genomic segment AGGCCGACACGTCCGGCGACGCAATCACCAGCGCGCTCAACGGCGCGGGAATCGGCAACAACGGCTCGCTGAGCAACACCATCGCCGGACTGGGCCAGTCAATTTGCCCATCCTTGGTAAAGCCGGGTGCGACGGTCGCGACCGTAGCGTCGCAACTGTCTGGGAAGACTGGGCTTTCGGCGACCATGGCCGGGCTGGTCACCAGCATGGCGATCCAGATGGAATGCCCGGGTGTGCTGAACTCGGTTGCCAACGGCAAGATGCCGTTCCCCCTGATGGGCGCCAACCCCGCGCCCACCCCGTTTCAGTTGCCCGGCCGCTAGCCCGCTTTGGGCTAGCGGAACCCGGCGGGGCACGAGGGCTCTCCGAGCAGGGCTATCGTCTCGGTGAAAGTCGTCGATCGGTAGGAAGGGTCACCATGACGAGCTCCGTTGGCAGAGTGGCCGGCAAAGTCGCGTTCATCACGGGTGCCGCGCGTGGCCAGGGCCGAGAACATGCCGTCCGCCTCGCCGAGGAAGGCGCCGACATCATCGCCGTGGATCTGTGCGGCGACGTCGAGGGCGTGATCTATCCGGGAGCCACCCAGGACGATCTCGACGAAACCGTGGCGCTAGTCGAGAAGTTGGACCGGCGCATCGTGGCCGCCAAGGCCGATGTCAGAAACCTCGTGAGCCTGCGCGAGGCGTTGCAGCGGGGAATCGACGAGTTGGGCCGGCCCGATGTAGTGATTGCCAACGCCGGCATCAGCGGCAGTCCCGCGCCCGCCGCGATGATCGAAGAAGCCGCCTGGCAGACGATGCTGGACATCAATCTCACCGGGGTCTGGCACACCGTCAAGGTGGCAATACCGCATATGTCCGACGGCCGCGGCGGATCGATCATTCTGGTGAGCTCAATGTTGGGACTCCGCGGTGGCGGGTACATGGCACACTACGCCTCGGCGAAGCACGGCGTGGTCGGATTGATGAACTCGCTCGCGAATGAGCTTGCGCCGCAGTTGATTCGAGTCAATTCCATCCACCCTGGCAACATACGGACGCCGATGATCGACAACGAGCAATTCCATCGCACGCTGCGGCCCGACCTCCCCAACCCCACGATGGACGACACGGCCGCCGTGCTCGGCCACTTCCATATGCTGCCGGTGCCGGTCATCGAGGCGAGCGCGGTCAGTAACGCCGTGCTGTTTCTCGCCTCCGACGAGTCGCAGTACATCACCGGCGCCGCGCTGCCGATCGATGCCGGGGCGGTCGCGAAGTTCTAATGGCACCGGTCACCGGGCGCATTTGCGAAGGCGGCATTCCGCCGCGTAAGTTACTATCTACGTATGCATGCAGATAGTGGCGCAGCTGAGCTTGCCGAGGATCAGGTCAGCCTGATCGTCGAGGTCTTCCGAATGTTGGCCGACGCCACCCGCATTCGGGTGTTGTGGGCGCTGACCGAGGGCGAGTCGTCGGTCAACGATCTGGCCGAAAAGGTGGACAAGCCCGCGCCGTCGGTGTCCCAGCATCTGGCCAAGCTGCGGATGGCTCGGCTGGTGCGCACCCGCCGGGCCGGCACCACGATCTTCTACAGCCTGGAAAACGAACACGTCCGCCAACTGGTCATCGACGCGGTGTTCAACGCCGAACATGCCGGTCCCGGGGTGCCGTCGCACCACCGCGGCGACCCGAACGTGCGGGGCATCACGACCGATCGCCGGCCACGAAAGGCCAACGCGCGATGAGCGATCACGGGCACGACGATCACGAGCACCCGAAGGGATTGCACGGCGCGATCAAGGAGGTTTTCGCGCCGCATTCCCACGATGCCGCCGACAGCTTGGACAGCGAGCTGGAATCCAGCGCCGACGGCATCCGCGCGGTCAAGATCAGCCTGCTGGTGCTGGGCGCGACCGCCGTTGCGCAGATCGTCGTGGTGATCCTGTCCGGCTCCATCGCACTGGCGGCCGACACCATCCACAACTTCTCCGACGCCCTGACCGCCGTGCCGCTGTGGATCGCATTTGCGTTGAGCACCAAGGCCGCAACCCGCCGCTACACGTACGGCTTCGGCCGGATGGAAGACCTTGCCGGACTGTTCGTGGTCGCGATGATCACGCTGTCGGCGATCATCGCCGGGTACGAAGCCATCGAGCGGCTGATCAATCCGCGGCCCATCGGGCACCTCGGCTGGGTCGCGGTGGCCGGACTGCTCGGGTTCATCGGAAACGAATGGGTGGCGCTCTACCGCATCCGGGTCGGACGCCGCATCGGCTCGGCCGCGCTCGTCGCGGACGGCCTGCACGCGCGCACCGACGGCTTTACCTCGCTGGCGGTGCTGATCGGCGCGGGCGGCGTGGCTTTGGGCTTCCCCCTCGCCGACCCGATCGTCGGCCTGCTGATTACGGTGGCCATTCTGGCCGTGTTGCGCACCGCGGTGCGTGACGTGTTCCGTCGGTTGATGGACGGTGTCGATCCGACGCTGATCGACACCGCCGAAGCTGCGCTGGCCGCCCGGCCGGGCGTGCGGTCGGTGCGCAGCGTGCGGATGCGCTGGATCGGGCATCGGCTACATGCCGACGCCGAACTCGACATCGATCCGGCGCTGAGTTTGGCTGCGGCACATCAGATTGCGCACGAAGCCGAACATGACCTGATCCACGCGGTGCCCAAGCTGACCACCGCGATGATCCATGCCTACCCCGCCGGCGGCACCAATGCGGCTCAGCAACATCGCGAGAGCGTCGCGTCGCACAGCCATCACCACTGAACGGTCGGAAGGGACACCGATGACAGAGCCGCTCCGCATCGTCGCATGGGGCACCGGAACGGTGGGCTCCGAGATGTTGACCACCATCATCGATCACCGGCCCGATCTCGAGATCGTTGGCGCCCGGGTGTATTCCGGCGAAAAAGACGGAGTCGACGTCGGCACCCTGGTGGGCCGCGACCCGATCGGCGTCGCGGCGACCACGGATGTCGACGCGATCATGGGGCTCGACGCTGACTGCGTGCTCTACACGCCGCGCAACACCAACCTCGATGAGGTGTGCGCATTGCTTGCCGGTGGGAAAAATGTTGCGACAACGGCATTCCTGTTCCATCCGCGCCGCATCACACCTGCCGATCGTCATCGAGTGCTCGAGGCCTGCCGGGCCGGCGACACGACGGTGCATGGCAGCGGGTTGAACCCCGGGAACCTCTCCGGCGCCCTGCCGCTGACGCTTTCGGGCATGTGCCGCACCATCGACAAGATCACGCTCCAGGAACGCGCCGACTGGTCGGTCTACGAAAGTACGTCAATCACGTTCGACAACATGCGCTTTGGCCAACCAGTCGAGGAGATCAGTCCACAAGCCAGCGAGTTCCTCGCCTTCAACAGCGGGATCTTCACCGAACAGGTCTGGTTTCTGGCCGACGCACTCAATGCCGACATCGACGAGGTCACCGCGACGGTGGAGGCGGTTCCCGCCCGGGAGGATCATCAGATCTTCGATCATGTGCTGCGCGCGGGAACCACCGCGGGGCAGCGGTGGAAGTGGTCGGGCCGGCGCCACGGCGAGGTGCTCGTCGAAATCGAGACGCTGTGGACCGTCGGCGGCGAGTACCCGGAGCACTGGCCCAAACCCCAGGACGGGTGGACGCTGACGATAGAGGGCGACCCCTCGATGCGGACCCACTTCTTCTGCCTGGCGAGCTTCACCCGCGCCGCGAGCATGGAAGAGCATGTCCGCTCGGCAAGCGTGGCCACCGGCATGCAGGTGCTCAATGCCGTCCCCGCGATCTGCGCCGCCCCAGCGGGCTTCGCCACTGCGGCAACGTTGCCGCTGATTCGCAGCCATGTCGGATTCGGCAACACAGCCAAGGCGTGATCGGCTGCCCGGCAGGCTTTTTGCGATACCTTAGCCGACACGCGAGTACAGTTACTCCGATGGCGGCCGCGACGTCGAATGAGCGAATGATCGCCGGGGTTGCTGCCGCGGCCGTCTCGCTCGGCGTGGCCGCGCTGGCGGGTATCCCGTTCGGCGCGCGGGCGGATGCTCGTGCCGCGATCGGCTCGGTGATCGTGGACCTGACCCCGGGGCCGGTCAAAGAATGGGCGATTCAGACCCTGGGCTCGCTGGACAAAATCTTCTTGGCGATCGTCGTGCTGGTGGTGATCGCGACGATCGCGGCGCTCGCCGGCAGCTTCGAATCCAAGCGGCGTCCCGTCGGCAGTGCGGTAATCGCCGCGGCGGGCATCCTCGGTTGCGCCGCGGTGCTATCGCGGCAGGGCGCGACGTTGCCCGACACGATACCCACGGTCACGGGCACCGTCTGCGGCGTGGCGACCCTGCGCTTTCTCACCCGCCGGTTCGGGCCAAAAGAACCGGCCGCCGACGACGACGGCGACGAGCCGGACGCACGCAGGCGCGCGCTGGTGGTATACGGATTGCTCGGATTCGGTGTGGTGAGCGGTGTCGTGGGTGCGGTCGTTTCACGATTGGTGCATTCGGTGGCCGCCGACCGCAACGCCGTCACGCTTCCGACACCGCGGGTACCGGCTGCACCGATACCCGCCGATGTGCAACCGAAAGGCGTCGCGCTCCCGAGCTTCATCACCGCTAGCGGCGACTTCTACCGGGTGGACACCGCGCTGAGCGTTCCCCAGCTGAGCCACGGCGACTGGCGGCTGCGCATCCACGGCATGGTGGACCGCGAGGCTACCTACAGCTTCGCCGACCTGGCCCGTTTCGAAGTCATCGAGATAGTGACGACGTTGACCTGTGTGTCGAATCCCGTTGGCGGAAAGCTGATTTCGACGGGGGTGTGGACGGGATACCGGGTGGCCGACCTGCTGGCGGCGGCCGGTGTGCACGTAAATGCCGACATGGTGCTCTCCACGTCGATCGACGGGTTCACCGCGGGCACACCGGTGCAGGCCCTCACCGATGGTCGCGACGCGCTGCTGGCGGTGGGCCTGAACGGTCAGCCGTTGCCGGTCGAGCACGGCTACCCGGCCCGGCTGGTGGTGCCCGGGCTCTACGGGTACGTGTCCGCCACCAAGTGGGTCGTGGACTTGGAGCTGACTCGTTTCGACAAAGCGAAGGCGTACTGGACGCGGTTCGGCTGGGCAGCGCAGGCGCCGATCAAGACCGAGTCGCGCATCGACGTGCCGACCGACGGCCAGAAACTGGCACGAGGAGCCGTCGTGTTCGGTGGGGTGGCGTGGGCACAGAATCGGGGGGTGCGGGCCGTGGAGGTTCGCATCGACGAAGATGGATGGCAGCCTGCCGAACTTGGCGCCAGCTATTCCAACGCGACGTGGCGATTGTGGAGCTTCCCGTGGCAGGCGAACACCCCTGGGAATCACAGCATTACGGTGCGCGCCACCGACAACTCCGGAGCCACCCAAACTGCGGATCAGGTTGGCAGCATCCCTGACGGCGCCACCGGCTGGCACACGGTGAACTTCACCGTGGCGGAGAACTAGCGAACTATTTCGACTTGAGTTTGCGCCAACTGAATACCGCGATGACGATGCCGATCACCACCGTGATCGGACCGATGATCGACCAGGTGGTGGTGTTGCTCATCGGGCTGCCACCCAACACCCCGAATCCCTGCAGCGCCCAGATCAGACCGAACAGCGCGACGAGTAATCCGACCGCGAATGTGACAACGAAAGCCCTACTCATACACCGAAGCCTAGGCGCCGCAGTCCAGATGGCCCACCCTCCGGCCCGAATGAGCCGGCTGGATGGTGAGTCGCAGATCATGAACACGCTTGGTCGGGCGCGCTACCGCCCACCCCCTTCATTCGCGATGTGGGCTCCCGCTCCGGCCTGATGTACGTCGGTTATGAGATGACTCAGTCGCAGCGACGCGAGCTTCCACACATCTCCGTGGCGCACCCATCGCTCGGTGTAGTGCCCGTAGCCGGTGACCGACATGCCGTCCTCGAACACGGCCCGGTCTTGCATTGCCCAAATCACTTGCGCCTCTTCTTCATTGAGGTCGATCTCGGGTGTATGGACCTGGTGAGCGGTCTTTGACCCGGCTACAAGGGATTGCAGTAGCGCCACTGTCTCGTCGCGTCCCACGGTCATTTGCGGCTCGGAATGTCCGTCACCCATGCCAAATTCGATGTCTTCGGTCATCAATGCCGCTAGGCCGGTCCAGTCCTGGGTGTCGAGGGTTCGGCAGTACTTGGCCTTGGCTTGGGTTAGCTCGTAGCAGGCAATCAACTCTGCTTGCTCGGTCATCTGACCGCCAGTTCGAGATGGTCGAGTCGGCGGACGAGGATGCTGGGCAGCCAGTGTCCGACGTCGGTTGCCTCGATCCAGGTCGTCTGTTCCAGCAGCGTCCGCAAGACGATCTGGGCCTCCAAGCGTGCCAGTGCGGCCCCGACGCAGAAGTGTGCGCCCTTGCCGAAGGTGATGTGCCCTTTGGCGCCGCTGCGGTCGAGCCGGAACTCGTTGGGTTTGTCGAACTGCCGGGGGTCGCGGTTGGCGGCCCCCCACATCAACAGCAGGCGCGAGTCGGCGGGCACGTCGACGCCGCCCAGCGTGGTGTCTCGTGTCACGTGGCGGTAGTGGCCGCGAAACGGCGACTCGTAGCGCAGCGTCTCTTCGATGAAAGCGCCCAGCAGTTCGGGATGGGCGCGGAGCTGTTCCTGGATCTGGTTCTGGGTCACCAGGATCCAGGCGGCGCTCCCCAATAGTGAGGCGGTCGATTCGCCCGCCGCGCTGAACAAGGTGAGCATGATCCCAAGCGCCGGGAACTGCTCCAGTTCGCCAGAGGCGTGGCGGGCGGCGAGGTCGCCGATGAGGCCCGGCGCAGGGCGTTCCCCGGCCCTCGCGAAGTGCTCCATCACATACCCGGACAACTCCACCGCCGCCACGCCCGCGGCTTCGAGTTGGGTCGGGCTCACGACGCCGTCCAGCAGAGTGGTGGTGGCATACCCCAGTCGGATCAGCATGTCGACGTCGTCGTCGGGCAGCCCAAGTAGGCGGGCGACCACCATCATCGGGAGCCGATTGGCCATTGCACTCATCCACTCGATCCGACCGTCGACCAACCCGTCGGACCACAGTTTGATCGCCGTGGCTTCGGCGAACCCCTCGATGACACGTATTCGCCTGGCCGAGAGGTGGGGCAGCAGCATCTTGCGGTGCGCGTCGTGCACGGGATCGTCCGCGGTGGCCAGGGCGTGCATCGGACCGCCGAGTGTGCCCATGTCGAACGGGGTGACGGTGCCGTCGTCGTGGTAGACCATCGTCGCGGTGAGGTTCGACGAGAAATCCTCGACCCGGTTGACGGCCTCGGTCACGGCGTCCCAGCCGCACACGGCGTGAAAGACTGAATCCCCGATGCGATGGACCGGCGCTATGTCGCGCATCCGGTCATAGAGCGGGTAGGGGTCCTGCAACGCCGCGGTGCCGAAGAAGTCCGTCGCGTCCGCCAAGAGGGTCATGCGCTCAGGGTGAATGCGGCGTGCACCTGCGTCAACGGTGTACAGCGAACATGCAAACCGAGTCGATACGAGCGCCGCTGCGCGCTTCTCAGGCCGATGAGCCGACCAGCGACTTCCCTGATAAATCGACTGGAATTCTTCTCACGGTGATAAAAATACTTTATGGGTTCTCGGCTCTGGATGAACTGAAACGATGGCGGATCAAGACTGGCTGATCGGTCGGGGGCGACACGACGAAGCCGCGGAACGCATCTACGCCGCAGCCGCCAACTTGATGTTGCGGCACGGCTACGACGCCTTCAGCATCGACGCTGTGGCCGCCGAGGTTCACTGTTCACCGGCGACCGTCTACCGCCACGCCGGAAGCAAGGCCGCAATCCGCGACGTCGTCCTGCGCCTGCAGGCCGAGCGCATCCTCGACTCGGTTCGGGAAGCGATCGCCGGGCTCACCGGTCCGGAGCGAGTCGTCACCGCCACCACGGTCGCCTTGCAGCGCCTGCGGGCTGATCCGCTCGCGAAGACCATGCGTTCGATGGCCGCACTCCCGGCCGAGGGCCTCACCGACTCACCCATCATCTCCCGCTTCGCGACCGAAATGGTGGGGCTGAGCACGCCCGATCCCCTTGCCGCACAATGGTTAGTCCGTACATTCCTGGCTCTGTGGTACTGGCCGCTCAAAGACGCCGATGCCGAAAGCGAGATGGTGCGGCGGTTCCTCGGGCCGCCCTACGCCGTCGACACCATCGACTCGGTGCCTAGCTCGTCGCCGGCGACGTAAAACTGAACCGATACGACAAAAAGTTGGCATATTCGGGGGTAACTACACTCCGTGACTTCACCACACCAGGGACGGCGTTCGTCAAACCTCAGTCCGCGCAGTCGGTTTGGTCGGCGCAATTCAGGGGAGAACGTGGATTCCCCACTTGCCGAGCAACGGCTGAACAAGTGTGAAGTACGTCGTATGGTCGTCACCCTCCGGTGAAGACATCAAGATGCCAACGGCACTCACGGTGCCGTCATCGTTCTTCACGAAGCCAGGACTCCCACTGTCGCCATGCAGGCTGTACACGCCAGCTTCGATCACATCGTTGTCGATTTCTGTAATCGCGCCGCACGTCTCACCGGTGACTGCACCCAGCTTGCAGAACGGCATGCCAACCTTAATTTGGTTGCGGCTCAACACATCTCGGACAATCCTGCCACCGACATCACCAATTGGGGCACCAACGCTTGGATCGAGGCGGATGATCGCAGCGTCCTTGTTGTCGCCTTCATTCTCGCTGGCGGTAATAATCCCGAGCGGGACGTTCTGGCCGTAAGTCCATACCGAACCGTCGTGGGCGTCGCAATGTCCACTGGTCAGCAAGTAGTAGTTGGCGTCGTTGCCTTGAGCCGCGAAACCCGCTGTGCACCTGCCGGTCTCATCATCGACTTCCACGCCGGGCATCGGCGGTCCTTCTGCCAGCGCCGAACTCGCGAACCCCGGGGCGGCCAGCACCATGGCACCGAATACCCCCAGCCCCCGCAACCACCGTATCGCCACGCCACTCTCCTCTGTGCATGTCGAGCCCAAATGTTATCAGCCAGCAAACGCCTGATAGTGAACAAGAACAAACTGCAGCAAATGTGCAGGCGGTGTCAGTAAGGCGACGGTCGGTCGGAGCACCCGTTGGGCCGCGTGCCGTGCAGTGGATCGCGGCGCACGGCTTCTTAGACCTCCCACGCTGGCGGTGGCCGCGAGAGGAGACTTGTCGCCGGCCGATACATATCCAACTTCAGACCCTCTCATGTACTGTCCGGTACAATGAAGTCTCTGTGACCGGCATCTGTGATTGGCGGCGAAGCAGCGGTGGATTGGGACCGAGTCGCAATTGTTCAGACGAGAGGACGTTCTGTGCCCGCGCAGGAAAAAGCAATTCGCCCTACAACACCCCACGATCGCATTCCTGCGGGGCGTCTGTATCCGTCGTAACCCAGCTCCGGTAGCGGCCCCCGCACGGCCGCAACGCGCGGCATATGCGGGCGCTGGCAGTTCGAAACGACCGCCGTTACTTACCGGCGAGGTTCGTCTGAGGTGCACCGATCCGCCGCAACCGACCCGCCCCTGGACCGGTATCGGTGCCGTAAGTGAGACGAGGACCGCATGACTCCCGAGGACATCAGGACGGCTACGGGACCGGTGGATCTCATCTATCGCGCCGGCGCAGCTGGCGCCGTGTGCTGGGCTCGCGACTATCGCGGGCACGTGCGGGAGCTGCCCATGGCCCGTTGGATCGGCGGACCGCACGCCAGCCACCGCGATCGGCTCGCCGATGGGCACGTTCTGCGGCACTGCACGGCGCGGCCAACCCTCGACCTCGGATGCGGCCCCGGACGATTCACCGCGTCGCTGCGAGAGCGCGGCTGGGCTGCATTGGGCGTGGACGCCTCACGCGCCGCCGTCGACCTGACACGCGATCGTGGTGGAACCGCGATTCACGCTGACCTTTTCGCACCGTTGCCCGCCGAAGGCTGTTGGGAACAGATTCTGCTCACCGACGGCAACATCGGCATCGGCGGAGACCCCGTCCGCATACTCAGGCGCGCCGTTGAGCTGCTCGCGCCCGGCGGAATCGTGGTCGCCGAGGTCGACCCGGTTACGACAGCGGCGTGTCGCGAAGTACTGCGCTGGGAAACCGAACATCATGTCGGGCAATGGTTTCCCTGGTCACGGGTCAACGCAGCCGCACTCGGCGACCTCGCCAGCACCGCTGGATTACTGGTCAGCAGTATCGTCGATTTCGATCACCGTGTGATCGCCGTGCTGCGCGTGGCAACGCCGGCCGGGAGGAGTGGTTAATGCACAAGACATTGGTTGGAAGCCCGTCTGTGACTGCCCTGGTCAGTGGCGGCGGCGCCGCTGACCGGCGCTGATTCGCAACTCTTATAGAGTGGCGATTGTGTCTGTGTCGGCGCGCTCCTCGACGGCACGCCCCCTGCCGGTAACGGAACGGGGGAGGCGCAGCCGTGCCGCAATCATCGACGCCGCGGCCATGCTGATGTATCAGCGCGGTGTGGGGCTGACCACCCTTGATGATGTGTTGGCCGCCGCCGGTGCGGGGAAGTCCCAGCTGTACCACTACTTCGATAGCAAAGCCGACCTGGTTGCGGCGGTGATCGAGAGGCAATTGGAGTTGGTTCTCGCCCAGCAGCCCACGTTGGAACACATCGACTCCTGGGAGGGAATCGATGGTTGGGTCCAAGGCATTCTGGCCGTACACAGCGCGCCGGGAGGCCCATTTGCCTGTCCCTTAGGGACGATGGCCTCGGAACTGAAGAACGACAAAATCTTTGCGCCGCTACTGGATGTCGCATTTCGCCGGTGGGAAGCCGCGTTGGCGAGGGGGTTGCAGAGGATCCAGGACCGCGGTGGCCTAGTCGCCGAGGCCGACCCTACGCGGCTTGCGACCGCGGTGATCGCCGCGTTGCAGGGCGGTATGCTCCTCGCCCGGGTCCGCGGCGATGTCACTCCCTTGCAGGACACGCTCGTCGGCGCGGTCGTGCAGCTGCATGAATGGGAACGCAAAGCCACCACGCGAAACCGGCGGGCCCGCCAACCGGTTCAGGAACATCCCGCCCGGTGAAGGTTCTGTCGGCGCGGTGTTAAACCTACCCAGAGCTTCCTGACGGCGTTATACCGTGCGGTACAGTCTCGGTGTGGTGCACGGGCTGTCAGAAGCCCCATCAACGGCGAGTCCGCGGCATGAGCCGAGTCCATCGCGCTCAACAGCCGAGGATGGCCGCGAAAGGAGCCGACCATGCAGGTCTTACGGACCCCCGATGAACGATTCAAAGCGTTGCCCGACTACGGATTCCAACCGCGCTACGTGGAGGTAGCTGCCACCGATGGAAGCATGCTGCGTGTGCACTACCTCGATGAGGGCCCACGCGACGGCGAAGTGATCTTGTTGCTGCACGGCGAACCGTCGTGGTCCTACCTATACCGTTGGATGATCCCGGTGCTCGCCGATGCGGGGTTACGGGCAGTCGCCGTTGATCTGATTGGTTTTGGGCGCAGCGACAAGCCTGCCAGTCGCGACGACTACACCTACCAGGCGCATGTGGACTGGACGTGGGCGGCCGTTGAGGCGATCGGCCTTGATGCGATCACCCTGGTGTGCCAGGACTGGGGCGGACTAATTGGCTTGCGCCTGGTTGGTGAACACCCCGACCGCTTCGCCCGGGTGGTGGCTGCAAATACATTTCTGCCGACTGGTGACATACATCCGGGAGAGGCATTCCTGGCTTGGCAGCGGTATAGCCAGGAGGCACCTGTGCTCAATGTCGGCCGGATTGTCAACGGCGCCTGCGTGTCCAAGCTGAGTGCCGAGGTCATTGCCGCCTACGACGCCCCGTTTCCCGACGAATCCTTCAAGGCAGGCGCCCGACAGTTCCCCATGCTTGTTCCGACCACCCCCGAAGATCCCGCCTCCCCGGCAAACCGGGCTGCCTGGGAATCGTTGCGCCAGTTCGATCGGCCGTTTCTATGCGCCTTCTCCGACTCGGACCCCATCACCCGCGGCGCCGATGCGGTGTTCCGCGCGCAAATCCCCGGTGCCGCAGGGCATCCCCCGGTAACCATCGCAAACGCGGGACACTTCCTCCAGGAAGACAAGGGTGTTGAACTCGCCGCCGCTGTGGCCCAGTTCGTCGAGGCCACTCCGCAAGCGAGCCGGTGCGGCTGAATACGAGATGACGTCCTCCATACCGTCGGCAGACGAACCAAGTCCTGCGTCGCGCCCGGTGCAGCCAGAACCCGACGACGCGACCGTGGATCCGGTTGCCGCGGCCGATGTGCTGGTGCCTGTTGGGCCCTCCTCGGATCAGCTGCCCGAGGTGGAGGCACCGGTGCCTGGTGGCACCAGCCATGGGGCGGTCGCGGAAGCCGACTCTTCCCTCGCCGGGCCGGGGGCCGGCTATGGATTCCCGGCGGCGTTGTGGCGTGCCCTGGACGATCATCCGCCGCCGGGTCTGTCGCGGATACGGTGGCGCAGTCCGCTGCGCGGGCCGTGGCTGACTTCGGTGTTCGGGGCAACGCTGCTGGTGGTGTTGCCGATCGTCATCGTGACCGGGCTGCTGTCGTACATGGCTTATGGGCCGAAGTACGGGCAGGCCATCCCGTTTGACGTCGGGTGGCTCAAGCTGCCCAGCTTCGACTGGCCGAGCAGCCCGTCCTGGCTGTACCGCCTGAGCCAGGGCCTGCATGTGGGTCTGGGACTGGTCATGATCCCCGTGGTGCTGGCCAAACTGTGGTCGGTAATTCCCCGGCTATTCGCCTGGCCGCCGTCGCGGTCGCTGGCTCAGGTACTCGAGCGGGTGACGCTGCTCATGGTGGTCGGCGGGATCCTGTTCGAGATCGTCACCGGAGTCCTCAACATCCAATATGACTACATCTTCGGATTCAGCTTCTACACGGCGCACTACTTCGGGGCGTGGGTATTCATCGCCGGCTTTGTGTGCCATGTCTGCCTGAAGTTGCCGACAATGGTGCGCAGCCTGCGGTCGCGGTCGCTGCGCTCGGTGTTCGGCACCTCGGTGGCCGACACGGTGCCCGAACCGCTCGACCCCGGCGGGCTGGTGGCACCCGACCCCGATCCCCCGACCCTGAGCCGGCGCGGTGTGCTGGCAGTCGTGGGCGGCGGCAGTTTGCTGGTCGGGGTACTCACCGCTGGACAAACCCTGGGCGGGTTCACTCGCAGTGCGGCCTTGTTGCTGCCCCGTGGTCGCAGCTATGGTAAGGGGCCCAACGACTTTCAGATCAACCGCACGGCTGTTGCGGCGGGCATCGACGCATCCGTCGCCGGAGAACAGTGGCGCCTGCACTTGTTGGGCGGCCCCGAACAGGTGACATTGGACCGCGCCGCACTGGACGCGATGCCACACCACACTGTGGAGCTGCCCATCGCCTGCGTCGAAGGGTGGTCGACCACTCAGACCTGGTCCGGTGTCCGGCTTTCCGATCTGGCTGCCGCGGCCGGGACCCCGCACCCGGCTTCAGCTGTGGTGTCCTCGCTGGAACGCTTCGGCGCTTTCAACCGCGCGATCTTGCAAAGCAACCAGATCCTGAACCCCGACTCGCTGTTGGCTTTTCAGGTCAACGGCGCCGACCTCTCGTTGGACCACGGTTATCCGGCTCGGATTATCGTTCCGGCGCTCCCGGGTGTGCACTGCACCAAA from the Mycobacterium lentiflavum genome contains:
- a CDS encoding cytochrome P450, which codes for MTLLADATDFFGTAALQDPYPLYDRMRDIAPVHRIGDSVFHAVCGWDAVTEAVNRVEDFSSNLTATMVYHDDGTVTPFDMGTLGGPMHALATADDPVHDAHRKMLLPHLSARRIRVIEGFAEATAIKLWSDGLVDGRIEWMSAMANRLPMMVVARLLGLPDDDVDMLIRLGYATTTLLDGVVSPTQLEAAGVAAVELSGYVMEHFARAGERPAPGLIGDLAARHASGELEQFPALGIMLTLFSAAGESTASLLGSAAWILVTQNQIQEQLRAHPELLGAFIEETLRYESPFRGHYRHVTRDTTLGGVDVPADSRLLLMWGAANRDPRQFDKPNEFRLDRSGAKGHITFGKGAHFCVGAALARLEAQIVLRTLLEQTTWIEATDVGHWLPSILVRRLDHLELAVR
- a CDS encoding TetR/AcrR family transcriptional regulator, whose amino-acid sequence is MADQDWLIGRGRHDEAAERIYAAAANLMLRHGYDAFSIDAVAAEVHCSPATVYRHAGSKAAIRDVVLRLQAERILDSVREAIAGLTGPERVVTATTVALQRLRADPLAKTMRSMAALPAEGLTDSPIISRFATEMVGLSTPDPLAAQWLVRTFLALWYWPLKDADAESEMVRRFLGPPYAVDTIDSVPSSSPAT
- a CDS encoding S1 family peptidase, which encodes MAIRWLRGLGVFGAMVLAAPGFASSALAEGPPMPGVEVDDETGRCTAGFAAQGNDANYYLLTSGHCDAHDGSVWTYGQNVPLGIITASENEGDNKDAAIIRLDPSVGAPIGDVGGRIVRDVLSRNQIKVGMPFCKLGAVTGETCGAITEIDNDVIEAGVYSLHGDSGSPGFVKNDDGTVSAVGILMSSPEGDDHTTYFTLVQPLLGKWGIHVLP
- a CDS encoding methyltransferase domain-containing protein, producing the protein MTPEDIRTATGPVDLIYRAGAAGAVCWARDYRGHVRELPMARWIGGPHASHRDRLADGHVLRHCTARPTLDLGCGPGRFTASLRERGWAALGVDASRAAVDLTRDRGGTAIHADLFAPLPAEGCWEQILLTDGNIGIGGDPVRILRRAVELLAPGGIVVAEVDPVTTAACREVLRWETEHHVGQWFPWSRVNAAALGDLASTAGLLVSSIVDFDHRVIAVLRVATPAGRSG
- a CDS encoding TetR/AcrR family transcriptional regulator — its product is MSARSSTARPLPVTERGRRSRAAIIDAAAMLMYQRGVGLTTLDDVLAAAGAGKSQLYHYFDSKADLVAAVIERQLELVLAQQPTLEHIDSWEGIDGWVQGILAVHSAPGGPFACPLGTMASELKNDKIFAPLLDVAFRRWEAALARGLQRIQDRGGLVAEADPTRLATAVIAALQGGMLLARVRGDVTPLQDTLVGAVVQLHEWERKATTRNRRARQPVQEHPAR
- a CDS encoding haloalkane dehalogenase: MQVLRTPDERFKALPDYGFQPRYVEVAATDGSMLRVHYLDEGPRDGEVILLLHGEPSWSYLYRWMIPVLADAGLRAVAVDLIGFGRSDKPASRDDYTYQAHVDWTWAAVEAIGLDAITLVCQDWGGLIGLRLVGEHPDRFARVVAANTFLPTGDIHPGEAFLAWQRYSQEAPVLNVGRIVNGACVSKLSAEVIAAYDAPFPDESFKAGARQFPMLVPTTPEDPASPANRAAWESLRQFDRPFLCAFSDSDPITRGADAVFRAQIPGAAGHPPVTIANAGHFLQEDKGVELAAAVAQFVEATPQASRCG
- a CDS encoding molybdopterin-dependent oxidoreductase, with product MWRALDDHPPPGLSRIRWRSPLRGPWLTSVFGATLLVVLPIVIVTGLLSYMAYGPKYGQAIPFDVGWLKLPSFDWPSSPSWLYRLSQGLHVGLGLVMIPVVLAKLWSVIPRLFAWPPSRSLAQVLERVTLLMVVGGILFEIVTGVLNIQYDYIFGFSFYTAHYFGAWVFIAGFVCHVCLKLPTMVRSLRSRSLRSVFGTSVADTVPEPLDPGGLVAPDPDPPTLSRRGVLAVVGGGSLLVGVLTAGQTLGGFTRSAALLLPRGRSYGKGPNDFQINRTAVAAGIDASVAGEQWRLHLLGGPEQVTLDRAALDAMPHHTVELPIACVEGWSTTQTWSGVRLSDLAAAAGTPHPASAVVSSLERFGAFNRAILQSNQILNPDSLLAFQVNGADLSLDHGYPARIIVPALPGVHCTKWVSAIEFRGT